The proteins below are encoded in one region of Palaemon carinicauda isolate YSFRI2023 unplaced genomic scaffold, ASM3689809v2 scaffold193, whole genome shotgun sequence:
- the LOC137635891 gene encoding saposin-like protein 11, with protein TIPDTLPTPRPTETIPDILPTPRPTESIPDILPTPRPTESIPDILPTPRSTETIPDILPTPQPTETIPDMLPTPRPTEIIPGILPTPQFTEMVPNILSTEIIPDILPTPRPTDTIPDIHLTPRSTVTIPDILPTPRPTDTIPDILPTP; from the coding sequence AAACAATACCAGACACCCTTCCAACTCCTAGACCCACAGAAACAATACCAGACATCCTTCCAACTCCTCGACCCACAGAATCGATACCAGACATCCTTCCAACTCCTCGACCCACAGAATCGataccagacatcctccctactcctcgatCTACAGAAACTATACCAGACATACTCCCTACTCCCCAACCCACAGAAACGATACCAGACATGCTCCCTACTCCTCGACCTACAGAAATAATACCAGGCATCCTTCCTACTCCTCAATTCACAGAAATGGTACCAAATATTCTCTCTACAGAAATAATACCAGACATCCTtcctactcctcgacccacagacACTATACCAGACATCCACCTTACTCCTCGATCCACAGTCACTataccagacatcctccctactcctcgacccacagacacgataccagacatcctccctactccttGA